CAGCGTCCCCAGCAGCGACATCCCCGCCAGCGCCGCGATCACCCGCCGCGGCGCCTCCGAGGCGGCGAGCGTGTACAGCCCCACGATCGCCATCAGAAAGCCCATCTCGGCCGGTGTGATCGCGATCGACACCAGCACCACGGCGACCGGCCAGCGCCGGCGCAGCACCAGCACCGACCCGGCGAGCAGCCCGAAGACCACCCCCACCGGCACGGGCAGCGCGACCGTCTCCGAGAACCGCACCCCCTCCAGCGCGCACTCCGCCGCGGAGAGGAGAGCGAGCCCCACGTCCAGCACCGCGCTCCGCCGCCGCCCCCACCACAGCGACCTCCACGACGGCCTCCGCGGCGACGCGGCCCCCGGACCGCCCCCCGGACCGCGGCCCGGCTCGCCATCGGACCCGCCACGCCGCCTGCCGCCCGGCCCGCCATCCGGCCTGCCGTCCAAGCTGCCGCCCGGCGTGCCAGCCGGTGCGCCGTCCCGTCTGCCGTCCCGTCTGCCGTCCGCAGAGTCCCGGTGTGCCCCCGTTGTGGTCATGTCTGACAGCGTACGAAAGCGGTCGAGCGGATTTCCGGCGGCTTCCACAGCACGAAACGTGAGCGAAAGGGGCCGTGAACCGCGACGATCGCCCGAACCGGCGAATCGACCACATGGCCGACCCGGACGTCCGCATTCCGGACGAGCCTGGGCACATGACCTCCACGACCGGCGGACACGCCGACTTCGAAGACCTCCGCAGACGGGCGATCGCACTCCGCCGCGAGGGCCTCAGCCTGCGCCAGATCCGCGACCGGCTCCACATCGGCAACAACGACGTCCTCAACCGCCTGGTGAAGGGCGAGCCCCCGCCCGACTGGACCAGGCGCCCCAACGCCAAGGACGACCTCCGGGCGAAGGCGCGCGAGCTCCGCAGCCAGGGGATGACCTACGACCGGATCCAGGTCGAACTGGGCTGCTCGAAGAGCTCGATCTCCCTCTGGGTACGGGACCTGCCGAAGCCGGTTCCGCGCACGCCGTCGGAGCAGGCGAGTCTGGCCGCCCGGAAGCGGTGGGAGCACGAGGGCCCGAGGCGGGAGGCGGCGCGTCAGGCGACCAAGGACACCGCCCGGCGGGAGATCGGCACGCTGACCGAGCGGGAGTTGTTCCTCGTCGGGGTGGGGCTGTACTGGGCCGAAGGCACCAAGGACAAGCCGCACGCTCGCCGGGAGCGGGTCATCTTCGTCAACAGCGACCCCGGAGTGATCGCGCTGTTCCTGGCGTGGCTCGACCTGGTCGGAGTGGAGCGGGTCCACCTGCGGTACCACGTGATGATCCATGAGTCCGCCGATGTGCGTGCCGCCGAGCGGTACTGGGCCGACCTGGTGGAAGCGGACGTGTCGACCTTCGGCAAGACCACGCTCAAGCGCCACAACCCGAAGACCGTCCGCAAGAACGTGGACACGCACTACCGGGGTTGCCTCGTGATCGCGGTCCGGCGGAGCGCCGAGCTGTACCGTCGCATCGAAGGCTGGTGGTACGGCATAGTAGGGGCTGCGTCCGCAGCCGATCCACCAAATCGGACATAGCGGCAATCCCGGGTCGTCTAAGGGCAAGACGTCAGATTTTGGTTCTGATCATGGGGGTTCGAGTCCTCCCCCGGGAGCAAGCCTGCTCAGTTCGGGTCCTGACCCCACGGTCAGGACCCGCACTTATTTCACGCCTGTATGCCCCCGGTATCCTTCGGGTGTCCACCACCCGAAAGCCGAAGGGCATTCCCGTGAGCGCCAACCGCCCGGCCGCCGTCGTCGTCCTCGCCGCGGGTGAGGGCACCCGCATGAAGTCGAAGACCCCCAAGGTCCTGCACGAGATCGCCGGACGCTCGCTCGTCGGGCATGTCGTGTCCGCGGCCCGCGAGCTTGAGCCCGAGCAGCTCGTCGTGGTCGTGGGACACGCGAGCGAGCAGGTCGAGGGGCACCTCGCGGCGCACTACGAGGGGACGCGCACGGCGTTCCAGGCGGAGCAGAACGGCACGGGGCACGCCGTGCGGATGGCGCTGGAGGAGCTGGGCCAGGCGCCGGACGGCACCGTCGTGGTGGTCTGCGGCGACACCCCCCTCCTTTCCGGTGCCACGCTGTCGGCGCTCGTGGCCGCGCACGCCGCGGACGGCAACGCGGTGACGGTGCTGACCGCCGAGGTCCCGGACTCGACGGGGTACGGCCGGATCGTGCGGGACGCCGCCACGGGTGCGGTGACCGCGATCGTGGAGCACAAGGACGCCTCCGACGCCGAACGGGCGATCAGGGAGATCAATTCGGGTGTCTTCGCGTTCGACGGCCGGCTGCTGGCGGACGCGCTCGGCAAGGTCCGTACGGACAACAGCCAGGGCGAGGAGTATCTGACGGACGTGCTCGGGATCCTGCGTGAGGCGGGGCACCGGGTGGGTGCGTCGATGGCCGGGGACCACCGGGAGATCCTGGGGATCAACAACCGGGTCCAGCTGGCCGAGGCGCGCCGGCTGCTGAACCGGCGGCTGCTGGAGCGGGCGATGACCGCCGGTGTGACGGTGGTGGACCCGGCGTCGGTGCTGGTGGACGTGACGGTGACGTTCGAGCGGGACGCGGTGATCCACCCCGGTACGCAGTTGCTGGGTGCGACGCATGTGGCGGAGGACGCCGAGGTGGGCCCGAACACGCGGCTGCGGGACACGGTGGTGCACCGGGGTGCGCGGGTGGACAACACGGTGGCGGACCGCGCGGTGATCGGCGAGTCGGCGTCGGTGGGTCCGTACGCGTATCTGCGTCCGGGTACGCGGCTGGGCACGAGTGCCAAGGCCGGTACGTACGTGGAGATGAAGAACGCGACGATCGGCGAGGGCACCAAGGTGCCGCACCTGTCGTATGTGGGCGACGCGACGATCGGCGATCACACCAACATCGGTGCGGCCTCGGTGTTCGTGAACTACGACGGCGAGGCGAAGCACCACACGACGATCGGCTCCCACTGCAAGACGGGCTCGGACAACATGTTTGTTGCTCCTGTCACAGTCGGGGACGGTGCGTACACCGCGGCGGGTTCGGTGATCACCAAGGATGTGCCCGCGGGTTCGCTGGCCGTGGCCCGCGGCCAGCAGCGGAATATCGAGGGTTGGGTGGCGCGGAAGCGTCCGGGCAGCGCGGCGGCGCAGGCGGCTCAGGCCGCGGCCGAGGCCGTCGAGCGCGAGGGCTGACCGAAAACGGGTGCGCCGATCTCGGCGTACCGTGATACGTGCACATGATTCGGCTGGCTCGCCGCACAGGGCACGGGCGGATCGGCAGCGGAGAGACACGTCTGAGGAGACAGTTGCTGTGACCGGGATCAAGACGACCGGCGAGAAGAAGCTGATGCTCTTCTCCGGCCGCGCCCACCCCGAGCTGGCCGAGGAGGTCGCCCACCAGCTGGGGGTCGGCCTGGTGCCGACCAAGGCGTTCGATTTCGCCAACGGTGAGATCTATGTCCGCTTCCAGGAGTCGGCGCGTGGCGCGGACTGCTTCCTGATGCAGAGCCACACGGCCCCCATCAACAAGTGGATCATGGAGCAGTTGATCATGATCGATGCTCTGAAGCGGGCTTCCGCGCGGAGCGTCACGGTGATCCTGCCCTTCTACGGATACGCGCGTCAGGACAAGAAGCACCGCGGGCGCGAGCCGATCTCGGCGCGGCTGATCGCGGACCTGATGAAGACGGCCGGTGCGGACCGGATCCTCACGGTGGATCTGCACACCGACCAGATCCAGGGCTTCTTCGACGGCCCGGTGGACCATCTGTTCGCACTGCCGCTGCTGGCGGACTACGTCGGCGCGAAGGTCGACCGCTCGAAGCTGACGGTGGTGTCCCCGGACGCCGGCCGGGTGCGGGTCGCGGACCGCTGGTGCGACCGTCTGGACGCGCCGCTGGCGATCGTGCACAAGCGCCGCGACAAGGACGTGGCGAACCAGGTGACGGTCCACGAGGTCGTGGGCAATGTCGAGGGCCGGGTCTGCGTCCTCGTCGACGACATGATCGACACCGGTGGCACGATCTGCGCGGCCGCGGAGGCGCTGTTCTCCCACGGCGCCGAGGACGTGATCGTGACGGCCACGCACGGTGTGCTGTCGGGTCCGGCGGCGGACCGCCTGAAGAACTCGAAGGTGAGCGAGTTCGTCTTCACCGACACGCTCCCGGACCCGGGCAATCTGGAACTGGACAAGATCACCGTCCTGTCGATCGCTCCGACCATCGCGCGCGCCGTGCGCGAGGTCTTCGAGGACGGCTCGGTGACGAGCCTGTTCGAGGAGCAGTAGGACGGGAGCAGTAGGACGGAGCGGGAGGACCGCGGTCACGCGGTCCCGCCCGACCGTTGATCGGCGGTCGCTGGTCGCCGGGCGCCGATCGGTGACCGTTGATCGATTTAGGCTGCGGCCTCCCTCCGGGTAGACTCACCGGGTTGCTCGGCGAGGGAGGCCGTACCGTTTCGCGTACGGCGGTCCGTTATCGACGCGCTCTTCGTAGCAGGCCGGTCGTGGCCGGGTGACTGTTCATGTTCGTCACCACATACGAGGAGTGCACATGTCCGAGGTGAAGATCTCCGCGGAGCTCCGCAGCGAGTTCGGCAAGGGCGCCGCTCGGCGCATCCGTCGCGAGGACAAGGTCCCCGGCGTTCTGTACGGTCACGGCTCCGACCCGATCCACCTGACGCTGCCGGGCCACGAGCTGCTGCTGGCGCTGCGTACCCCGAACGTCCTGCTCGCGCTGGACATCGAGGGCAAGAAGGAGCTGGCGATCCCGAAGGCGGCGCAGCGCGACCCGCTGAAGGGCTTCCTGGAGCACGTGGACCTGCTGCTGGTGAAGCGCGGCGAGAAGGTCACGGTCGAGGTTCCGGTGCAGGCCGAGGGTGAGCTGGCGCCCGGTGGCAATCTGCTGGAGCACGTGCTGAACGCGCTGCCGGTCGAGGCCGAGGCCACCCACATCCCCGAGTCCTTCACGGTGTCCGTCGAGGGCCTGGAGGCCGGTGCCTCCGTCCACGCCAAGGACGTCGAGCTGCCGAAGGGCGTGACCCTGGCGGTGGACGAGGACGCGGTCGTGCTGCAGGTCCTGGCCGCGCAGGCCGAGGAGCCGGCTGCCGAGGCCGAGGAGGGCGAGGAGGGCGAGGCCCCGGCCGCCGAGGGCGCCGAGGCCTGAGCCGTACGCTCTGCTTGACGGGGTGGCGGGCCGCGCGGCCCGCCACCCCGTTCTCTGTTCTCTGTTCTGGGACTCTGTGCGGACTCGAGAAGGCGGTCATGAGAAGACCGTCGCGTGGAGACCGTCGCGTGGAGACGGTCATGAGGAGACGGCCATGAGGAGACGGTCATGACGGCGGACGACACCGGCGCGCCCTGGCTGGTGGTGGGGCTGGGGAATCCGGGGCCGGGCTATGCCGGGAACCGCCACAACGTGGGGTTCATGGTCGTGGACCTGCTCGCGGAGCGGATGGGCGGGAAGTTCAAGCGCGCGGCCAAGGCGCAGGCGCAGGTGGTGGAGGGCCGGATCGGTCCCGTCGGTCCGGGGAGCCGGCGGGTGGTCCTGGCGAAGCCGATGTCGTACATGAATCTTTCGGGTGGTCCGGTGGTGGCGCTGCGGGACTTCTACAAGGTTCCGACGGCGCAGGTGGTTGCGGTGCACGACGAGCTGGACATCGACTTCGGGGTGCTGCGGCTGAAGCTGGGGGGTGGTGACAACGGGCACAACGGTCTGAAGTCGATGACGAAGGCGATGGGTTCGGACTACCACCGGGTGCGGTTCGGGATCGGGCGTCCGCCGGGGCGGATGCAGGTGGCCGACTTCGTGCTGAAGGACTTCTCCGGTGCGGAGCGCAAGGAGCTGGACTACTTCGTGGACCGCGGGGCGGATTCGGTGGAGTGTCTGGTGACGGAGGGGCTGGAGCGGGCGCAGAGTGCGTACAACTCCTGACAAGCGCCCCATAGCAGCGGTCGGAAGTTGACCGGGCGCGGTCGGGTGCCGAAGGATCCGGCCCCATGAAGCGGAACTCCTCCGGCCGGATACTCGACCACGGCCGACGTGTGTCCATGGCCGCGGTGGCACTGCTGCTGCTCGTCGCCGGCTTCTGGTCGTCCTGGGGCACGGCCCAGCACGTGCTGCTGTCCAAGGGCCGTGAGCACGGGAGGCTCACCGTCGCCGACTGCGGTGAGACGGTGTGCACGGGCCTGTTCGATCCCGAGGGCCCGGGCGGTGCGCGTACGGGCATGGCCATCGAGCGGTCGGTGGCGGTGTCCGAGGGCGCGCGGCTGGACGTGGTGGTGAAGCCGGGGACGGACGAGGTCGTCCGCTCCGGCTGGCCCGGGGCGCTGCACGCCTGGCTGCCGCTCGGTGGTGCGCTGCTGCTCGCGGCGTGTGTGGTGGGCGGCGGTCTGCGGATGCCGCGGACCGCCTGGGCGACGGCCGCCGCGGGCGGTGCGCTGCTGGTGGGCGCGTTCTTCGCGCTCTGAGGTTCCGCTCCGGCCCGGGGGGAGGGCGCCTGCCGGCCGGCCGAACCGTCCCACCTGCCGCCGGGGGCCCGGGAGCGAGCCCCGAGGGTCCGGGAGCGAGCCCGGGGGCCCGGGAGGTCTCCCGGGCCCCCGGCGACGGGGTGCGGTACGGGCGGGTGTCAGCCCGTGTTGCGCAGTCCGGCCGCGACGCCGTTGACCGTCAGCAGCAGCGCCCGCGACAGCAGCGGGTCGGCCGGTTCGCCGCGCTCGGCGGCGGCGCGCTGCCGGGCGAGCAGGGAGACCTGGAGGTAGGAGATCGGGTCGAGGTAGGCGTCCCGGATCCCGAAGGTCTGCTGGAGCCCCGGGTGGGAGTCGAGGAGCTGCTCGCCGCCGGTGACGTGCAGCACCTCCCGGACGGTCAGTTCGTGTTCCGCCTCGATGTCGCCGAAGACGTGCTTGAGCTCCTCCGGCACGAGGGTGTCCACGTAGTGGCGGGCGATCCGCAGGTCGGTCTTGGCGAGGGTCATCTCGACGTTGGAGATGAAGTTCCGGAAGAAGTGCCACTTCTCGTACATCTCTTCCAGGACGGCGTCCTGGCCCGCCTCGCGCAGGGCCCGCAGTCCGGAGCCGACGCCGAACCAGCCGGGCACGATCTGCCGCGACTGGGTCCAGCCGAACACCCAGGGGATGGCGCGCAGCCCGTCCAGTCCGGCGCCGCTGTCGGGACGGCGGGAGGGCCGGGATCCCAGGTGCAGGTCGGCGAGCTGGTCGACGGGGGTGGAGGCGAAGAAGTACGCCGGCAGGTCCGGGTCCTCGACCAGTCTGCGGTAGGCGGCGTGGGCGGCGTCGGAGGCGATGTCCATCGCGGCGTCCCAGCGGGCGAGGGCCTCGTCGCTCTGCCGGGGCGCGGTGTGCAGGGCGGACGCCTGGAGGGTCGCGGCGACCGTCAGCTCCAGGTTCTCCCTGGCCAGGGAGGGGATGAGGTACTTGTCGGAGATGACCTCGCCCTGCTCGGTCACCTTGATCTCGCCCTCCAGGGTGCCCCACGGCTGGGCCAGGATCGCCTCGTGGGTGGGGCCGCCGCCGCGGCCGACGGTGCCGCCTCGGCCGTGGAACAGCCGCAGCCGGACGCCGTAGCGGTGGGCGACGTCCCTGAGCCTGCGCTGGGCCCGGTGGATCTCCCACTGCGAGGTGGTGATGCCGCCGAACTTGGAGGAGTCGGAGTAGCCGAGCATGACCTCCTGGACGTCGTCGCGCAGGGCGACGAGCCTGCGGTAGGACGGGTCGGCGAGCATCTCGTCGAGGATGACGTCGGCGGCCCGGAGCTCGTCGGTGGTCTCCAGCAGCGGGACGATGCCGATCCTGGCCCAGCCGGCGTGCAGGTCGACCAGTCCGGCCTCGCGGGCCAGCACGGCGGCGGCGAAGACGTCGTCCGCGCCCTGGCACATGGAGATGATGTAGGACTCGATGACCTCGGGTCCGAAGCGCTCGAAGGCTTCCTTCACGGTGTGGAAGACGCCGAGGGTCTTGGCGCCGGCCGCGTCGAGCGGTGCCGGGGTGGGGGCGAGCGGCCGCCGGGAGCGGAGCTCCTTGGCGAGCAGCTTCTGCCGGTACTCGCGCGGCATGTCGGCGTAGCGCCAGGTCTCCTCGCCGAGCCGGTCGAAGAGCTGGCCGAGGGCGTGGTGGTGGGCGTCGGCGTGCTCGCGGACGTCCATGGTGGCGAGCTGCAGCCCGAAGGCGGCGAGGGTGCGGATGGTGCGGTCGAGGCGGCCGTCGGCGAACAGCCCGCCGCGGTGCGCGCGGAGCGACGTCTGGACGAGGGTGAGGTCCTGCAGCAGCTCGGCGGTGCCGAGGTAGTCGCGGCCCGGCTCGTGGGGGGTGCCCTTGGCGAGCCGCTCGCGGGTGTTGACGAGCTTCTGCCGGATGCAGGTGGCCTTGAGCCGGTAGGGCTCCTCGGCGTTGAGCCGCTTGTAGCGGGGGCTGATCTCCGGGAGGCGCTCCAGGTCGGTCTGGAGGGACTCCAGCAGTTCCTCGGTGGCGCCGGCGTAGCGGATCGAGTTGGACAGCAATGCCCGCAGCGAGTCGACGGCCTCGAGGGCGTCGGTGATGCCGTGCTCATGCTGGAGGATCAGGACCTCGCGGGTCACCTCGGGGGTGACGTTGGGGTTGCCGTCGCGGTCGCCGCCGATCCACGTGCCGAAGGTGAGGGGCCGGGTGCCGGGCGGCAGCTCGACGCCGGCGCGCTCCAGCTCGGCGGCGAGGTCCTCCAGGACGTCCCCGACGGCGCCCGCGTGGAGCTCGTCGAGGTAGTAGATGGCGTTGCGGGCCTCGTCGGCGGGCTCGGGGCGCACGACGCGGAGCTCGTCGGTCTGCCAGATCAGGTCGATGCTCTCGGCGAGCCGCAGGTCGTGCCGGCGGCGGTCGGCGGGGTTGACCGGGGTCTCCAGCAGCTCGGCGATCCGCCGGAGCTTGTTGAGCACGGAGCGGCGGGCCGCCTCGGTGGGGTGTGCGGTGAAGACGGGCCGCACGTTGAGGTGGCGCACGGTCTCGCGCAGGTGCTCGGGGTCCGCCTCCTTGAGCATGTCGGCGGTGCGGGAGAGCAGCCCGCCCTCGGCGGCGCGGCGCTCGCGCAGCTCGCGGCCGCGGTGCACCTGCTCGCTCACGTTGGCAAGATGGAAGTACGTGGAAAATGCACGCACCAGCTTGGCGGCGGTGTCCAGGTCGGTTTCGCCGAGCAGCTCGGCGGCGGCGTCGCCGTCGGACCGGGTCAGGGCGCGTACGCGCTCGACGAGGTCGAGGAGCTCGGGGCCTTCCTGCCGTACGAGGGTCTCGCCCAGCAGATCGCCCAGTCGGCGGATGTCGGAACGCAGCTCTGCGCTGGCGGATGAGGTCTGGTCGGCACTGCTCACAGGTGCGGCTCCTTGCAGTGTTTGAGCACGTCTGGAGGTTTTTCCGGAGGCTTTGCGGACCGCGCTGTCCGACGACTCCAAGGATAGGTGTCCGTTCACACGGCGTTGTCCACCGGCCTCTTGCCGCGAGGCTTCGCGCTGCCATACTTACGTGCCCGTAGGTTACGGTTCCGTAGCCGAATGGTTCAGTTGCACCCTCACCCCCCAGGGGACTCCCCATGACCACAAGCCCCGATGTGCTCGACGACGCCCGGAAGTCGTCCGCTCCCGACCTTCCGTCCGCCACGCTGGGCGGCGACAGCAAGCGCTCGATCGAGCAGCTCGCCCTGCTGCTGTTCATCACGGTGCCCTTCCTCGCGCTGCTGGCGGCGGTACCGCTGGCGTGGGGCTGGGGGGTGAGCTGGCTCGACCTCGGCCTGCTGGTGGCGATGTACTACATCGGCTGCCACGGCATCACGATCGGCTTCCACCGCTACTTCACCCATGGTTCCTTCAAGGCGAAGCGGCCGCTGCGGATCGCGCTCGCGGTCATGGGGTCGCTGGCCGTGGAGGGCCCGCTGGTGCGCTGGGTGGCCGACCACCGCAAGCACCACAAGTTCTCCGACGCCGAGGGCGACCCGCATTCGCCGTGGCGTTTCGGCGAGACGGTCCCGGCGCTGATGAAGGGCCTCTGGTGGGCTCACATCGGCTGGATGTTCGACGAGGAGCAGACTCCGCAGCACAAGTACGCGCCGGATCTGATCAAGGACCCGGCGATCCGGGCGATCTCCCGCCAGTTCGCGATCTGGACGGTCGTGTCGCTGGCGATCCCGCCGCTGGTGGGCGGACTGGTGACGATGTCGTGGTGGGGCGCGTTCACCGCGTTCTTCTGGGGCTCGCTGGTCCGGGTCGCCCTGCTGCACCACGTGACGTGGTCGATCAACTCGATCTGCCACGCGGTCGGCAAGCGCCCGTTCAAGTCGCGCGACCGCTCGGGGAACGTGTGGTGGCTGGCGGTGCTGTCGTGCGGTGAGTCCTGGCACAACCTGCACCACGCCGACCCGACGAGCGCGCGGCACGGTGTGATGCGCGGGCAGATCGACTCCAGTGCCCGGCTGATCCGCTGGTTCGAGAAGGCGGGCTGGGCGTACGACGTGCGCTGGCCGAGTGCGGACCGGATCGCCGCCCGGCGCCGGGAGGAAGCCGCGGAGGCGGCATGATTGAGGGCGTGGCGATCGACGGCAGCAGCACCAGCAGTGAGAAGCCCCGGCGGGGGCGCAGGGTCCGGATGACCGGGGCGGAGCGCCGCCAGCAGCTGCTCGACATCGGTCGCACGCTCTTCGCGGCGAAGGGCTTCGAGGGCACGTCGGTGGAGGAGATCGCGGCGAAGGCCGGGGTGTCCAAGCCGGTGGTGTACGAGCACTTCGGCGGCAAGGAGGGCCTGTACGCGGTCGTGGTCGACCGGGAGATGCGCCAGCTCCTGGACATGGTGACCGGGGCGCTGACCGCGGGGCATCCGAGGGAGCTGCTGGAGCAGGCGGCGTTCGCACTGCTGGACTACATCGAGACGTATACGGACGGGTTCCGCATCCTGGTCCGTGATTCGCCGGTCGCCCAGTCCACGGGCACGTTCGCGTCGCTGATCAGCGATATCGCGACACAGGTCGAGGACATTTTGGGGATGGAGTTCAAGAACAGGGGCTTCGACGCGAAGCTGGCGCCGCTGTACGCGCAGGCGCTGGTGGGGATGGTGGCGCTGACCGGTCAGTGGTGGCTGGACGCCCGCAAGCCGAAGAAGGCGGAGGTCGCGGCGCATCTGGTGAATCTGGCCTGGCACGGGCTGGACGGGATGGAGCAGAAGCCGCGTCTGATAGGGCACCGCAAGAGCTGAGCCGGGTGCGGCGCGCGGCGGGCCGGATGCACCGGATGCGGCGCGACGCGCGGCCGCCGGGCGCGGTGCGTCGGGGGCGTGCGCCGGGCGGGCGCGGTAGAAGCCGTGCGCGGGCGGGGCGCGGTAGGGGCGTGCGCCGGGCGTCGGGGGCATCGAGGGCGTGTACCGGGCGTCGGGGGCGTGCGCCGGGCGGGAAGCGCCGCCATGGCGCACCCGCACCGCGCGGATCACCGAGCGGGCGCCGCGCCCGGCCGGCGTCCGGTCCCCCGTTCGTCGCGGGAGGGACACCGGCCGGGCGGCGGGCCGGTCACCGCACCGGTTCCGGGAACTCCAGCCGGTTGCCCACCGGGTCCTTCGGGAAGGAGCGGCGGTACCCGAGGAGATCCTCGTCGCGGGCGACCTGGGCGCCATGGGCGAGCAGGCGCTCGGCGGGCGTCTCGACACCGGTCACCCGCGGCCCCGGGTGGGCCTTGCGCGCGGGGCGGAATCCGGGGTCGACGCCGAGGTGCGGCCAAACGTCGCCGGACCGGAACCAGCAGCCGCCGCGGACGGCGAGCGGCGGCGGCTGGGTGGTCTCCGTCATCCCGAGGGCGCCGCCGTGGTACGCGCGCAGCGCTTCCTCGGAGCCCGCGGGCACGGCGAGCCGGACGTGATCGAGGGCGGTCGGCACGGTGACGCGTCCTTTCCCGGCGGGCCTACCGCGGTTTGCGGGCGACGGCGAAGATGCGGCGGAACGGGAAGACCGTTCCGTGCGGCCCGGGCGGATAGGCCTTGCGGAGCAGGTCGCGGTACTGGGAGAGGAACTCGTCGGTGGCTTCCTCGTCCCCGTCGAGCACGGTGAGGACGGGGCGCAGCGCGGTGCCCTTCACCCAGTCCAGGACGGGGTCCTCGCCGGTGAGCAGCTGGAGGTAGGTCGTCTCCCAGGTGTCCGTCTCGCAGCCGAGGTCGGCGAGCCGGAGGAGGTAGTCGGCCGGGTCCAGTATGTGGACGAATCGGCGGCCCTGGCCGGCGAGGCGGGCGCGCCACTGCGGCGTGTCGCAGAGTTCGCCGAGCAGCGCGTGGCTGGGCGAGGTGAAGTTGCCGGGCACCTGGAAGGCGAAGGTGCCGCCGGGTGCGAGGCCGTCGATCCAGGCGGCGAAGGATTCGGGGTGGTTGGGCACCCACTGGAGAGCGGCGTTGGAGACGATGAGGTCGTAGGGCTCGTCGGGGGTCCAGTGGGCCGCGTCGGCGAGGCGGAAGTCGATCCAGCCGCCGCCGGCCGTGGTGCCGGCGTACTCCGCCTCGGCGCGGGCGAGCATCTCGGGTGAGAGGTCGAATCCGGTGATCCGCGCGTCCGGCCAGCGGTCGGCGAGGAGCACGGTGACGTTGCCGGGGCCGCAGCCGAGGTCGGCGATGCGGGGTGGCCGGTCCGCGTGGGGCAGTTCGGGTATGCGGCCGAGAAGATCGAGGAACGGGCGGGCCCGGTGGCCGGAGTGCCTCAGGTACTGCTGTGGATCCCAGGTTGGAACGGAATGCATGTCTGATCCCCCTTGCTGGAATGTTCGCCGGAACCGGAAGTGAGCTCCGGCCCGACCATGCCCAATAGTCCATCCAAATATATCTTGATCTCAAGAGACTTCACGTCGACAGACCCTTTACACTGATCGCCATGGAGGACGAGGTCGACCGACTGGTCGCTGCCTGGCGCCGCGAGCGCCCCGACCTCGACGTGGAACCGCTCGAGGTGCTCAGCCGCGTCTCCAGACTGGCGCGCCACTTGGACCGCGCGCGCAGGATCGCGTTCGCCGAGCACAATCTTGAACCCTGGGAGTTCGACGTCCTGACGTCGCTGCGGCGCGCGGGCGCACCGTACCAGCTCTCCCCCGGCCAGCTGCTCACGCAGACCCTGGTCACCTCGGGCACGATGACCAACCGCATCGACCGGCTCGCCAAGAAGGGCCTGGTCGGGCGGCTCCCCGACCCCAGCGACCGGCGCGGTGTACTGGTGCGGCTCACCACCGAGGGACGGGACCGCGCCGATCAGGCACTCGCCGGCCTCCTCGACCAGGAGCGCGCCATCCTGGCCGAGCTGTCCCGGGCCCAGCGCGTCGAACTCGCCGGACTGCTACGCCAGTTGACCGCCCCGTTCGACAACGTCCCCGGCTGACGACGCCAGCTCCGCGGGGCCGACGCCGGCCCGGCGGGCCAGCGCCACCGCCGCGAGGGTCGAGTGGACGCCGAGCTTTCCGAGCACGTTCTGCATATGGGTGCGCACGGTGTGCGGAGAGAGGAAGAGCCGCTCGGCGACCGCCTTGCGGCCCAGACCGGCCACCATGCAGCGCAGTACCTCCCGCTCCCGCGGGGTGAGCGACTCCACGAGCCGCTCGCTCTCGGTGCGGTGCTTGCGCGCCGCGGTGAGCTCCCGCAGTACGCCGGTGAGCAGCGCGGGAGGCAGATGCGTCTCGTCCCGCAGCACACCCCGGATCACGGTGAGCAGCCGCTGCAGCGAGCAGTCCTTGGCCACCCAGCCCGAGGCGCCGGCCTGGAGCGCCGAAGCGGCCCGCCGC
The Streptomyces tirandamycinicus DNA segment above includes these coding regions:
- a CDS encoding LuxR C-terminal-related transcriptional regulator, whose protein sequence is MVRIRVLVVDDHRIFAESLSAALAAEPDVEVAAAGSGPAALRCLERAAAEGRRFDVMLVDADLGIATAPQVPVVARAVPDNGDGFVDGISLVAAVRTARPAVRTVVLAEKDDPRRAASALQAGASGWVAKDCSLQRLLTVIRGVLRDETHLPPALLTGVLRELTAARKHRTESERLVESLTPREREVLRCMVAGLGRKAVAERLFLSPHTVRTHMQNVLGKLGVHSTLAAVALARRAGVGPAELASSAGDVVERGGQLA